A window of the Candidatus Brocadiaceae bacterium genome harbors these coding sequences:
- the lpdA gene encoding dihydrolipoyl dehydrogenase, translating to MPEKNTAFDLVIIGGGPGGYVAAIKAAQSGIKTALIETSKVGGTCLHKGCIPTKVLLHSADLYRKFCKAKDFGITVDTVGIHYPQFHRRKESVVHRLFQGTQFLLKKNGIEVIEGFGHLNSPHNVVIRKDGTDIDEITATNVILATGSVPFIPKGISCDKKFVLTSDDILRLEEIPASIVIAGGGAIGVEFAYLFNTLGSKVTIVELFDDIISAEDKEICVALKKIFMKRGIEVLTGSSLEDVTVDNGVVVKIKKKAQTSSESEANEESKILKADYLLLAMGRTPSLENLQSGDIALNIEGGYVQTNESMETSLKGLFAIGDITGPPLLAHKASNEAARAVSFIAGKDVTPLQYQNIPKVTYCFPHVASIGYTQEEAERKGFKIRIGKFPYIANSKAIIDGEYEDGFIKVIADEKYGEIVGVHAIGPDAGELMWGVSLATSLEGTITELSSAIFPHPTHSEVLQEAAHAVFGKPVQFYKPQ from the coding sequence TTGCCTGAAAAAAACACTGCCTTTGATCTTGTGATCATTGGTGGTGGTCCGGGCGGTTATGTGGCTGCTATTAAGGCTGCTCAGTCAGGGATTAAAACCGCCCTTATTGAAACATCGAAGGTAGGGGGAACCTGTTTGCATAAAGGTTGTATTCCGACAAAGGTTCTTCTTCATTCCGCTGATCTTTACCGTAAATTTTGTAAAGCAAAAGATTTTGGAATTACTGTCGATACAGTGGGGATACATTATCCCCAATTTCATAGGAGAAAGGAATCTGTCGTACACAGGTTATTCCAGGGAACGCAATTTCTCCTCAAGAAAAACGGTATTGAGGTCATAGAAGGTTTCGGTCATCTCAACTCTCCTCACAATGTCGTAATCAGAAAAGACGGGACAGATATCGATGAAATCACTGCAACAAATGTGATATTGGCAACAGGATCTGTCCCATTCATTCCCAAGGGGATTTCTTGTGACAAGAAATTTGTCCTTACCAGTGACGATATTTTGCGTCTGGAGGAAATTCCCGCTTCCATTGTTATCGCTGGCGGGGGCGCCATCGGGGTGGAATTTGCCTATCTTTTTAATACCCTTGGTTCTAAAGTTACCATTGTTGAGTTGTTTGATGATATCATTTCTGCAGAAGATAAGGAGATATGTGTCGCTTTAAAAAAGATTTTTATGAAGAGAGGTATTGAAGTACTAACAGGCTCTTCTTTAGAGGATGTTACCGTAGATAATGGTGTTGTCGTAAAGATAAAGAAAAAGGCGCAGACGTCATCGGAATCGGAGGCAAATGAAGAGAGTAAAATCTTAAAGGCGGATTACTTACTCCTGGCCATGGGCAGAACGCCATCATTAGAAAATCTACAAAGTGGAGATATTGCGTTAAACATTGAAGGTGGCTATGTGCAAACCAATGAATCAATGGAGACAAGTCTGAAGGGGCTCTTCGCGATAGGGGATATTACGGGGCCACCCCTGCTTGCACATAAAGCATCAAATGAGGCGGCTCGCGCAGTTTCTTTCATTGCAGGCAAAGATGTTACTCCTTTACAATATCAGAATATACCAAAAGTAACGTATTGTTTTCCGCACGTAGCCAGCATAGGGTATACGCAGGAGGAGGCAGAAAGAAAAGGGTTTAAAATAAGAATAGGAAAATTTCCTTATATTGCCAATAGTAAGGCCATTATCGATGGAGAATATGAGGATGGGTTTATAAAGGTTATTGCTGATGAAAAATATGGCGAGATAGTGGGGGTGCATGCCATTGGCCCAGATGCAGGTGAGCTTATGTGGGGTGTATCTCTTGCCACAAGTTTGGAAGGGACCATTACTGAGTTGTCGAGCGCGATATTTCCCCATCCAACCCATTCAGAAGTTTTACAGGAGGCCGCTCATGCGGTTTTTGGTAAACCGGTGCAGTTCTATAAACCACAGTAA